In one Solanum dulcamara chromosome 1, daSolDulc1.2, whole genome shotgun sequence genomic region, the following are encoded:
- the LOC129894345 gene encoding uncharacterized protein LOC129894345 — translation MNIEKWNLVEESALRQKSRAKWIKLGDNNNKYFSAMIKERTNQKMMLELTSLNGISLKTSAVIKEEVTQFYKALMGSSSTELQAVDKKTMRREATLTYEQEAELCRDITDEEIWNALASIGDDKSPGVDGYNAYFYKKTWSITKDEILIAIK, via the coding sequence ATGAATATTGAGAAATGGAACCTAGTGGAAGAAAGTGCACTCAGACAAAAATCTAGAGCTAAATGGATAAAGCTTGGagacaacaataacaaatatttttcaGCAATGATCAAGGAGAGAACGAATCAGAAAATGATGCTAGAACTCACTTCACTCAATGGAATAAGCCTCAAAACATCAGCAGTTATTAAGGAGGAAGTCACTCAGTTCTATAAAGCTCTCATGGGATCTAGCAGTACAGAATTACAAGCTGTTGATAAGAAGACTATGAGGAGAGAAGCTACACTCACATATGAACAAGAAGCTGAATTATGTAGAGATATTACAGATGAAGAAATCTGGAATGCATTAGCTTCTATTGGGGATGATAAATCACCTGGAGTAGATGGATACAATGCCTATTTTTATAAGAAGACTTGGAGCATCACCAAAGATGAGATACTAATAGCCATCAAATAG